In Verrucomicrobiia bacterium, one DNA window encodes the following:
- a CDS encoding response regulator transcription factor, producing MHKIKVLLADDHIVVRQGLRALLAAEPDIEIVGEADNGRQAVQEVKKLVPDVAVIDIAMPVLNGLEATRQITRAAPSTKVLILSSYCEDEYVQQVTEAGAVGYLVKQTAANDLLKAIRETFRGNAFFSPAIAKRLRDQCRDAFVTGQPVKRRTDYLTTREAEVLQLIAEGRANKQIAAELCISIKTVEKHRQQVMNKLGIHDVAGLTRHAIAKGIIETEAGLRPVAETIQKQP from the coding sequence ATGCATAAAATCAAGGTTTTATTAGCTGATGACCACATCGTCGTACGTCAAGGGCTCCGCGCCCTGCTGGCAGCGGAGCCGGATATCGAAATTGTTGGCGAGGCCGATAATGGGCGGCAGGCTGTCCAGGAGGTAAAGAAGCTTGTGCCCGACGTAGCGGTCATCGACATTGCCATGCCCGTGCTCAATGGCCTGGAGGCTACACGCCAAATCACCCGGGCCGCGCCCTCGACCAAAGTGCTCATCCTCTCCTCGTATTGCGAGGATGAGTACGTTCAGCAGGTCACGGAAGCGGGCGCTGTGGGCTACCTGGTCAAGCAGACCGCCGCCAATGACTTGCTCAAAGCCATCCGTGAAACCTTCCGCGGCAACGCCTTTTTCAGCCCGGCCATTGCCAAACGTTTGCGCGACCAATGCCGCGACGCCTTCGTTACAGGGCAGCCGGTCAAAAGACGAACGGATTATCTCACCACGCGCGAGGCCGAGGTGCTGCAACTGATTGCCGAAGGGCGGGCGAACAAACAAATTGCGGCTGAACTGTGCATTAGCATCAAGACAGTCGAGAAACACCGCCAGCAGGTGATGAACAAACTGGGGATTCACGATGTCGCCGGGTTGACCCGGCACGCCATTGCCAAAGGCATCATCGAGACCGAGGCAGGGCTGCGCCCGGTCGCAGAAACAATACAAAAGCAGCCTTAG